In Cryptomeria japonica chromosome 5, Sugi_1.0, whole genome shotgun sequence, the genomic window GCTTTGGCTAAGGGGGAGTTTCTTAGGGAAAATATTTTGGTCCCCTCTTTTGAGTTCATTCATGTTGTCGGTCTAGCATGACTATGTTTGAGATGAAATCTGGTAACTCAATGTTTGTGCTTACATCATTGAAAAGACACTTTTTGGTAGCAAAACACTAAGAAAAATTGGTAAGATAAATTTGGGAATTTGAGATCATTTTCATCATTATGCAAAAAAATGGTTTGAAGAGTAGAGCAACAATTATAGAGCAAAGAGCAAAGAAGTAGAGAaagcatgaaataaaaaatgattatCGGAGAACCAAGTAGTATAAGTTTTTAGAATTTGGGAAAGGTGCGGTTAGACGAGTTTGACACAAAGAAGATCAAAAAAATGGAAACGAGTCTTAGTGAAGCAGATTTGCAAAAGGTCAAAGAGTTAAGTCATAAAGAAATGGATTTGTTGAGTGAGTTACCTTGGTTTGATAATAAGAATGTGATTAGGTTAATCTTGGGTTGTGTGCATAATGACTCTAtgatgttggataaaccctatctgaTCATGAAGGACATTAGCTTGGATATTACTCGACTATGTGATAGTGGGAGTGACTGGTTAAAAATATGGTAAAGAACAAGGAGGGTAAAACCCTAACCAGTGTGACGGAAGATAAGAGAGCATTGTTGATCGATAAACTCATTAATCCCTTTGTGAGGTATGTTGCATATTGTATATCCTATAAGATTTATTTCAAAAAAAGGGAAGGTTCTACCTCGACTATTATTGTGTATGTTGAGCACATGATTGCTATGAAAGATTTTGTGTTCAATTTGTATGAATTGCTAAAGAATCAGTTGCTAgagaatatcaaaatgacaaaagatcaaggtTATCCCTAAGTTCAGTTTGTATCATTACTTATATGTTTGGCTATATATTGTTTGAGATCTTTATTGGCGAAGGAGAATGTCTTGTTGGAATCTCATGTCCTCGTTGCTAGACAGATCTTTTAATATATTAATGGATTGGATAAGAGAGAAGATGCATGTGATgcttatttcaaatcattttaggATATGTGGTGTATTGGTCTAGTATCCCTTGCTATCGGTTCGGTTAAGGAGGGTTTGGCCTTTAGAAAGAGAAAGATGAAAGAGATCGAGTCTTGTGATTCTTTGAAACCTAAGAAGAAGTAGAAAGAGAAAAAACAAGAAGTAATTGAGTTGGATGATCCGGAATCCCCAGTGGTTAGAGAAAAATTGGAAATTGTAGAGCAATAGAAAGATAAATCAAAATATGAAGTAGATAATATGTAGAATATGTTAGAGAAATGTGACGATGCCAAAAGAACTTTATTAGAGTGCATAAATGAAATGAGATATTGTATCGATAGAGCTAGAAAAGTTTATAGGTATTGTCTTTCATAGTCGGCTTCTATGGCGAAgcataaagaaaaaattgaaactGTTGCAGAAGAATTGAGTTCTATGGGTAAGTCAATTGATTTTCTAAGCAACAAAgatagagagaaaatgaaaaagataATTTACTTGTAGGTTGAATTATTATTCTtgtaaaggaaaagggaagattatgtgatttttttttggaaagttAAGGAGATTGATGAAGCCAAATTAGAACAATTTTGAGTATTGCTTGGTGATGCGGTTGAGAATGAGAAGAATCCCATTGTTCCAGAAAGTTTCTCTCATGTTATTGATGCATTGGTGGAGTGTAGAATTTTATCTCTTAGTATTAAATTGTTTGTTCATTCGTGGAAGGTTATCCTTTCCAAGCTTAAAGATAAATACAAGCGGATATTCAGAAGAAAAGCAATTGAGAATCTTTTTTGGTTGACACAATTTTgacattattttttttattgaatacatttatgttttttctttctttttcatcaaagggaccctttgtccttgatgtcagaGGGGGAGAAAGGTAAATAGAGAAATGTGAATGCAGAAATAAGGAGGTAGAGTAATGGAGatatatgagtaagggggagttataTACAGATCTAAGATTGAGTTTATTATTTTTGAGATGTTttaccatcaatgataaaggaGGAGATTGTTATATTTCtgttaatgttatcattgatgttaaaCCTAGCAATCTAGTTAGGACTGTGTGTGGCATATGGTAGTTTGAccaacagtggaagataggtatatgtgatatgaagcagtaaggcatatatgatctactagagtcatttttggaagatccTCTTCTCCAGAATCTTGTATTTTGCTTCTTATGGTTTGTATCTAGTTCCAATATCAGCTAAGTGAGTTTCAATATTAGTTATATCAGTCATATCAGTGGTATCGGTAATATTAGTTGTATTAGTTTGTATTTATTATATTACATCATGTTATGTTTTAGAATTTGTGGCATCTGTATCTTGAAGTTAAGAGTTGTTGTGCTTGGAGTTTGTGCTGTATCTTTCGGTCTGATAGATCCTTGTTTTGTTCTGGTAATTGGGGCACACGTTTTGATAAATGAAGTATTTGAAGAAAGTGTGTAGAAGATTAGTGAAGGCCGACTTGATTATCCTATTTTTGGTCAAGGCATGTTTTGGATAATGTGTTGATTTGAGCAATGTATTATTGTATAAATCACTTGTGCTTGGCCAACATAGTATCTTGGTGTATTTTCTTATTGGTATATATATAGAAGATGTCAAGATGTGTGTATGCAGTATTGTGTGGAATGAAGAAGTGTAGTATGTGTAGCAGAGAGTATATAAGTGTGTGATAATAGAGTATGAAGTGAAATAGTTGGTTCAACAAAGTGCATTCATAGTGTTGTAGTAATCATTTACTGGATTTGTTGTAGGCAGGTGTAGATAGTTTGAGAGATACTTTACTGGATCTACTTCAAGTTTATATGAGTTGATATCTGAGCTTATATTGGAACAGACTTCATgtatttggagatgcaactttcttgAGTTCATTTATATCTATTCAGGTGAGCATTCCAATAGTGACTTGCTTTGTAATTTGTTAGTGAACCATTGGGAAATGAGACACCCCTTTTGAAaataccatataactagttatattatattgagagttaaccctctccatggtttttcctttttgggttttctatgtataaaatctagtgttcaatttgtggttgtgttaCTTGTTTATTTTGTAattgttgtttcatgttgatgaGCTTAATTGATGAGATTAATATAGTAGTAATTTTTATAGAAATGTGggaataccaattcacccccctcttagtattctagtcTATTTAACCAATTCAAGAAATATGGGTGATAAATTTAGCTCCATGTCAGCCTGCTCCAACAATTCAAATATTTTATGAATGTTTAGGTAGAAAAGGAAGCCTACCCCCTCATTTGGTAACTAGGAAACCATAAGTGAACTTTTAATTATAAAATCAACTCAAGTCTATGTGagaaagaattcaagcattcatcaaccaTTGAAGGAGAAGATGAAGTCACGATCAAGAATTCAAATTTAAGTATCCATGATCAACcttttatgaagacattctacattgcATCATAAACCTTTGCATGAGGATCCAACAAAACCTTGTCAAGTTATTAGGTTCAAGTATTTTTCAGATTAGATCTAACCCTTTCCCTCAACAGAAAAGCATTCTATTTCAGTTCAAttcaattttaattataaattcaaTTCAAGGTCAATTCCTacaccaaggtttgacctaaggaaaatacCCATGAACCAAATTTATttccttctttctgtgtgcagggaATTGTCCCAAGATATATGAGCGAGCAATCTAGAAATGTAGATGATGATAATTAGGCTCAGATTTTGAAGGCGCAAAAAGTGGAGGACGAAGAAGATTGGATCCCCTCAGTCCCAATTATTTTTTATGATGTTCTAAAAATAGATTGTATGATTCatctaatttgaaaaagatctagtCTATCTACCCCTAAAATTCATAGGCCTAGGGTAATCTACTCCCCTTGGTCCCAACAATCCTGCCTAAATCTTCCATCATAGGTTTTGATCTATTTTGTCTTCTCAAATTGAGGTTTATAGATCTACATGGTATCTAGAGCACTCACTCACTATCTTCTCAAATTGAGCTTTATAGATCTACATGTTATCTTATTACAATTCAATTTCAACTCTAACAAGGAAAGACTTAACCTGGTCTAAATTCAATGCTTTTATGATTGGAACAATCAATTTTAATCTCCTTCCCTTAATGTTAGGTGATCTCATGGAAATTAGTGCGCTAAATACTAATTAATCTGTTGAAGCTCTAATTTTTTAACACCTCACTAAACTCATATTTCATTTAGAACTACTCCCCATAgacaatagatcatcaacatacaaacttatgataaggatatggttaaGTTCTTATTTGCAGCAAAGGGTAGGTTCACTCTTACTTCTCCTTAAGCCATTCTCTTGAAACTACCCATCAATCCTAACATACCACActttggtgcttgcttgaggctaTATAGAGCCTTATTCAACTTGTATACATGATTCTCTTTTTTGTCCACTTCAAAACTTTGTGGTTGTTCCAcctatacttcctcttctaagtacccattcaagaagacaCATTTCATGTTTATATGACATATGCTCCAATTATTTTGACTTACTAATGAAATGAATATCCTAATGGTCTCTTTTCTTTCCAATTTCTTTTCATAATCAGCTCCACATTTTCATGTGAATCCTTTAGAACTAACCTTTCCTTATGCCTTTCAATAGTCCCATCACTATTAGACTTAGTCTTGTAGACCTTTTTGTTCCAATCTTATTCTTGTCATATGGAAGCTCTGTAAGACCCCAAGTGTCATTCTTGTGAATGAAATGCACATCTCTAATTCCATTACCTTCATctaaacctcattagtacatgcttCTCCAAaccatgatggttcaaaatcaagcTTAGTAAATAAAGTAAAATTAATTTTCTTACCTATTTGATTTCTTCATGTTCTTGATTTGCACCCCTTTGATAAATATCACACAATTTTGTTACTCTCCTTGTGGAATTTAGATTTGAATCTCAACTTGCACTTAGAATTAAAGAACTAGATGATGGGTTGCCTGGTGGATTTGTAGCACTTGAAATAGAAATACTAGTGGGTTTATGattatcaatatcatcaataataactttattcgaaatagattttggcttctcaacatatcctttttgatgaccataaactccccttgATAAAAAATGACACTTATGACATAATAAGCCTATTAGTGAGAGGATTATACAATTTATAAGCCCTACTTTTCTTACTATATGGAACAAAAATGCATGACTCACTTTTTGgatctaatttttttcttatttgaTTAGGTACATGAACATagaccaaacaaccaaaaactttgagaTGATTAACATTAAAAATTTTCTCATACTaggcttcataaggagtcatcttgtTGAGTGCACTACTAGTTATTTCATTAAGGATGTACACTTTTGTAGCAATTACATCTCTCCAAAAAGAACTACTTAATCCCTTGGTTTCTAACATGCTCCTTTCCATTTCAAGCATTGTATGGTTTTTCCTTTCAACTACTCTATTTTATTGAGAGGCGTAAGTAATGGTGAGTTGCCTATTGATGTAATTCATATCAAAATATCTTTGAAAACCCCTTGAACAAAATTCTGCTCCATGATTAGTCCTCAACCATTTGATGTTGCACCCTTTCTAATTTTCTGCATAGGATTTAAACCATTGGAATATATCAAGGTCTTCATCTAGGGCCTTCAAAAAACACACCCAACATTTTCATGAATAATAGTCAATAAAAGTGATAAAGTATGACGAATTAGTTAAACTCTTTGTttgcataggaccacaaatatctgaatgaacaagctgaagtgggtgatgaaccctccatgcattgccctttgaaatttttttccttgCATTATTGCCTTTAGCACATCCTTCACAAAATTTCTTGTGCTCCTCAACCttggaaaaacaaaaaactaatgcTTGTGAGTTCAAAAACATCAAACTCTTAAAAAGTAAATATCCATACCTAAGATGCCACAACCAACTTGTATCCTCATATTCCAGATTGGAAAGGCTATCAATCTATTTGCCAAAATCCAATGAGAACATTATTTTCTTTGTCATATGCACAATTGTAACCACTTTATTTCCTTGATTCTTATCATAAATTGTACATTTCTTATTTTCAAAGATAACTTTATAATTCTTCTGGCATAATTGCCTAACACTTAACAAATCATGCTTTAACCATGGAGTGTAATAAATGTCTTGGACACTCTTCATACCTTTTTTTTTTGTGGACCTTCATAGCTCCTTTTGCAACAACCTCCAATGATTTGTCATCACCAAGGTAGATCACAGATTTGAAACTTTAATCCTTTGTTGAAAGAAGCTTCTTATTTCATATCCAATGGTTAGAGCATCTATAATCTAAATACTAAACATCTTTACTATTGTTTTCACATTTGGattaagataaaataaatgatCTAGAGGATTCTCATCACCTTCTTGAGCATAATAAGCACTTTTACATTCTTTTAATGTGCAATCTATTTAAAAGTACCCATACCTGTTACCATGGtgacattgaacatttctcttatcaaatttgcCTCTATTTCTTCAGAAACACCTCTTCCTCTTGAGTTCCTCAGCTTCTATTTCCACTTGAATTATTCTGATTTTGACCTTTACCTTGGTCTTGATTGTTTTTTGTATTGTTGTAGGCatctttgttctttgtgatttATAATTTGAGGGAAAATGATTTCACATCACTTTCTCCAAATGAATATCTCAATATCTCTTTATGAGACATCAAAGATCAAACTAGGAGATCAAACTAAAGGGCTACCAAATATTTTATGTCTTCTATTATTATGGCAACATCATTCTATTTTGGTGTTAAAGTCCTCAACACCTTTTTGTTATCAAAATCTCATTGATCATAGTTTTCCCAAGTGCAAGACCACATCTTTAACTCTGACACAATAGTCAGTCACATTCTTGGTTTCTCgtatcatcaaaattttgaattctcATTTCAATGTCTATAACTTGACAAATTTGACTTGGTCACTTCACTGGTAAGCTTCTTTTAGAGTCTTCCAAGTATCTTTAGTTGTCTTTGCATCTAAACTTCTTGGAAATAACCTTTTATCAAGAGCTATTTGAATGTAAAACAAGGGTTGAATGCTATTCTTCTTGGCCTCCTTCTTGGCTATTTTATCATTAGCAAAGAGGGCATTCTAATCAACTGGCTCTTGGTAACTTGATTCAACAATTTCTAACATATATTTTCCTATAAGAAAAGTCATCATTTGCAGACACCAATAATCATACTCATTTTCCTCAAATTCTAGAATGGGCAAGTTGTGAAAAGTTGACATGATAAAGTTTGGCAAAATGCCAACCACTCAAACTTTAATGCCCAAAAATAACCTAGTCTGATATGAAATGTAGTTTTTGAAAATCGACACTTGCCTCTAAACCAATTGATAAAACTGACAACAATAGAGTGAAAAATTAAATCCAAGTTCAGACTTACAACTTTAAACCAATATGAAtagataaaaaataaacaaaacacaCATTGAAATTGACAAAAGGTAGAGTACTCTATTTTTGATGgttgaatgctttatttttattGTAGACCCTATTTTTTAATTGCAACTTACATATAATAACATAAAGATTTGATTTTTATAAAATATGTAAACCCTAAACAAGAAGTAGATTGCGACAAAGGAATAATAGAAGTTTACCTCACTAATAACAGCTAATGCATATCGAAGTCTTTTACATTATTCACTAATAGAATAAAGGAGcctctacatgaactcatattagAACCAAACTAAACTTGCATACTAAAAATGGCCAAAAAAAAGCCTACGCATGTGAAAAGACATGGACTATTTTAATGCATATAACCAAAGCTAACTAATCTAGATTACAACAAAGTTGGCTGAAGTGCATGATTGAACCAGTTGACAATGACATTTTATTCCCCACAGAATCCGATACGAAAAAGTATTTTATAACTTAAAAAATCAGCCTTCTCTATCCTATAATGATGAGCTCCATTACTGATAGGAAATTTTAATATCTCAAATTCAATTCTTGTCATAATAACGACATAAATTGTCAATAATTCTAAGCTTTGAAAGTAGTATTTTGAATAAGTTGCAAATAATTGAAACAgatatcaaattttattttttatcaacttGTTTGTGAATGTGGACTTCATATGTTTTAATAGGTACTTTGTAATGGCCACATTAATCTCTGACTATGCCACTTCTACACGTTAGTGGTCTCCCATTGCTATAAGTACTCACTAAATCATCCATTGTTCTGCAACCCAAAAATTGTAGACTACATTTTTACTATATAGCATTGGTTTCAGAGGGGCTGCTAAGGGAAGCACAATGAAGAAAGCTGTAGCAGTGCTACTTATTGTTATGATTGAGGTGGCAACCAGCATGCCAGTGTTAATGGCGTGGAATCCTGTTCCTCAACCTCCTCCAGCTCCAGTTCCAGCAAAATGCCCACTTGATGCTCTGGAGCTGGGGGCCTGTGTTGAAGTGCTTAGTGGCCTTGTGCACATAGGCATTGGAGACCCAATTGTAAACCAGTGCTGCCCAGTGATTGAAGGAGTTTTGGCATTGGAGGCAGCCCTGTGTTTGTGTACAGCAATCAGGGCTAGGCTCCTCAACCTCAATATACTTGTTCCACTAGCACTGCAGCTTATTGCTTCTTGTGGAATGACTCCTCCTCCCGGCTTCACATGCCCTGCTTCTTAGTGTCTGAACTATTCAATGATTTCCTCTATAAGTGCTACTTATTATAACTATGTTTGAGTAAATAAGCAGAAGTTAATGGCTGTTGCCTACATCTGCCACAGAATGTTGACTTCATATAGCGGAGATCAGTCCCTGCTTTCCATCTTAATCTGAAGTTAGCTGGATAAATAATATATATGTTTTCTTACAATTAAATAAACATAGTATCTTTTTCTAGTTCCACTAATATGTTGAGTATTTCtttaattttgtttccttaatttgCACTGATATTGAAAATACTGCCTTATCATGGTTGGTTTTGGATTCAGGTACTAGGCTTGGTGAATACATTACAAATTTTCTAATTGGCATAGTCCATGTTTTAATTCCATTACACACCTCTCTTTGTACATCCCAGGTGGTTGAAGTTGAATGGTACATATAGACTagcttatatataaaaatatctccaaaaaaatattaaattttaatatatttaacatttataagtatgaataaatattataaacatCTTTTACAAATGGAAAATTAAGTATATATAGATCCTTCATTAATATCTCTTTGTCAATGGTCTTGATTTCCACGACTTTAGCTGCCTTTCCACTTTTTGTATAATAGACCTTTGTAAATGTGTTGTGTCCTAATAATTTGACTTATTCATACTTGCCCATCAAAATGCTAGCTCCATGCATTTGCATTTTTGCCATGACATTAATTTTGCATAATGTAATGCTTTGAAGATGACTTGATGAGTATATCAATTGCACAAAATAgccattatttaatatttatatatgtcATAATATTTTTGATGTAtccataatattttatttatacatCTGTCAAATTCATATAGATTTATGTCATATGATAAATAGTTGATGGTTATTAAAGATAAGTGAATAAACTAAATAGCTTTTCATAATGTAAAAGaacaatttctaatttttttattaatttaaatgtaCTAAAATTCTTAATTAATCATAATTAACTATAATttctaatatttaaaaaaaagtaCCAATACTTAACTTTTGTTCTTCTTTATTGATCACCTAGTTTTTAGTTTCACCTTTAATTGAATTGTACTTTAGCTATAAAAAATTCTTTCCAAATGAGCCCTTtaacacaaaacacacaatagGGGAGAGAggagatgtagtacccctaccctagtcagctttgtaaaaccggtttgaccttggttgactttttatgtggcattcttgaatggttgaattaccatgaggtaatgttgtagtcagatattatgattattatgcgtacctgttaatgtgctccgcatcgattcttatgtaagttgaattgtcctcctgattcttgttattaatctcgagctaacatcttcattaaatatatatatatgtatgcttgtgtgactcttggttgcaagagattgcaggtacaataccgcctaggtgcaaggttcatcttcacctggattcccaaggttgagtatacctctttcgtcctttgaatttgggttaggtggccgtaaaaccctcagtttaccctagtcatgctcaaatGAGCATCATCTGCGATCTGTccgtttcccttttcatttgggtatGTGAGTtgggtatttggttggctttcttgggttgcatgcttgGCGTGTGGTTAAACTgattatttaatcctaagtagttattttgatttaaattCTTCATTTACgtattagtaattaagaaactaaaataaataggtttcttttatatatttaatcatttatttaaaaattgctctattcatgtttgtagcaagtttaatttaatgattaattttaaatGAGGAATTTATTTAGTTTCAtgcatgtttcttttttttttcttttcttaaagTAGAAGTAATACTTCTTTAAAGGAAAAGTAAGTGATTCAAGTTCTTTTAAAGTACATACATTATattaaatcaaaaacaaaattttaGAACTTATCCCACGTGATTGTAAAGGGaaagtttattttaaaatttaataactttAAATAGATTCAAATAAAACTCTACCTTTGCCACGTAAGAAAAGTACAGAGCAAATTGTGCAGGAGTAGATTGATTTTTATAAGCATGGGtagttttaaaaataatata contains:
- the LOC131072667 gene encoding 36.4 kDa proline-rich protein-like produces the protein MKKAVAVLLIVMIEVATSMPVLMAWNPVPQPPPAPVPAKCPLDALELGACVEVLSGLVHIGIGDPIVNQCCPVIEGVLALEAALCLCTAIRARLLNLNILVPLALQLIASCGMTPPPGFTCPAS